The following coding sequences are from one Alosa alosa isolate M-15738 ecotype Scorff River chromosome 3, AALO_Geno_1.1, whole genome shotgun sequence window:
- the mlphb gene encoding melanophilin, with translation MNMMPTSRDGKKVDLSRLTDEEAKHVWQVIQRDFNLRKKEENRLGELKTKIEKEESKTELLGSQSNLSESICIRCLQPFKFLVNSKRQCLDCHLFTCKACSRYNKKECGWVCDPCRMARVLKIGTLEWYHENVRSRFKRFGSAKVMRSLYKRLSSERTRSETDLREPRDDDTHSMPEVYGRSYGHDDDHSDTLERGSSKLKRKSKRLLPVDPVHFDPDYSAYSRRHSFQDNGSLENLAPPESANVENDLASVFQQIQNCFGPGSDYDNRWERERITHFDDGVYPEHRKKRAQSHVKHRHSYCGSYFPFYERSQSLDNPSEEEENDYLYQPLTHRSSQVSLEEDPGPVPPEQICELNKRMSAIESLLNRLEHKMTTDIPPVPVQPTAADLEEEKLRKKLNELTGNISDKGLSSDEDEFKNVEYDPPRKIESPHLVESPRRAESPRRMESRKVESPRRMESPRKPESPRKKESLQKTEPYKSCLKTDWSVELTHPLKESTKRRRSSATTQFQLADLEDQVALAAAKVQNTESEMSDIQSRIAVLSVGGPEKPWRRTQQNRRLSQDFPTKSTGSVSRRKLSIL, from the exons ATGAACATGATGCCAACCAGCAGAGATGGGAAGAAGGTGGACCTGTCCAGGCTGACTGACGAGGAGGCTAAACATGTCTGGCAAGTCATACAGAGAGACTTCAACTTGCGCAAAAAAGAGGAAAACAGGCTTGG AGAGTTAAAGACTAAAATTGAAAAGGAGGAGAGCAAAACAGAGCTGTTGGGGTCCCAGTCCAATCTGTCTGAGTCGATCTGCATACGATGCCTTCAACCCTTCAAGTTTCTGGTGAACAGCAAACGTCAATGCCTGGACTGCCACCTCTTCACCTGTAAAGCCTGCAGCCGTTACAACAAGAAAGAGTGCGGATGGGTGTGTGATCCCTGTCGCATGGCCAG AGTTTTAAAGATCGGCACACTGGAATGGTACCACGAGAATGTGCGTTCTCGTTTCAAACGTTTCGGCAGTGCGAAAGTGATGAGATCCCTGTACAAGAGACTAAGTTCAGAACGCACCCGCTCTGAGACTGACCTAAGGG AGCCTCGTGATGATGACACCCACAGTATGCCAGAAGTCTACG GGAGGTCATATGGCCATGACGACGATCACTCAGACACTCTGGAAAGAGGATCCAGCAAACTG AAGAGGAAATCCAAACGTCTGCTTCCTGTAGACCCTGTTCATTTTGATCCAGATTACTCTGCATACTCCAGACGCCACTCATTCCAG GACAATGGGAGCTTAGAGAATCTGGCACCTCCTGAGTCAGCGAATGTGGAGAACGACTTAGCATCAGTCTTCCAGCAGATCCAGAACTGCTTCGGCCCTGGCTCAGACTATGATAATCGATGGGAACGGGAGAGAATTACACACTTTG ATGATGGCGTGTATCCTGAGCACAGGAAAAAGCGTGCACAATCCCACGTGAAGCACAGGCATTCGTACTGCGGAAGCTACTTTCCATTTTACGAACGATCCCAGAGTCTAGACAACCCGTCCGAAGAGGAGGAGAACGATTACCTATACCAGCCCCTCACCCACCGGAGCAGTCAGGTGTCCCTGGAAGAGGACCCAGGCCCTGTGCCTCCTGAACAG ATATGTGAGCTCAACAAGCGCATGTCTGCCATCGAGAGTCTTCTCAACCGTCTGGAACATAAGATGACTACAGACATACCACCG GTGCCAGTGCAGCCGACTGCAGCAGATCTGGAAGAGGAGAAGCTGAGAAAGAAACTAAATGAATTGACAGGCAACATCAGTGATAAAGGGCTTTCCTCAGATGAGGATGAGTTCAAGAATGTTGAGTATGATCCACCCCGAAAGATAGAATCTCCCCATTTGGTGGAATCTCCAAGAAGGGCTGAGTCCCCCAGAAGGATGGAATCTCGCAAGGTGGAATCTCCACGTAGGATGGAATCTCCACGAAAGCCGGAGTCTCCGCGAAAAAAGGAATCTCTCCAAAAGACAGAGCCTTATAAG tcttGCCTGAAGACTGACTGGTCAGTAGAACTGACCCACCCACTGAAGGAGAGCACCAAGCGGCGGCGCAGCAGCGCCACTACACAGTTTCAACTCGCTGACCTTGAGGACCAAGTGGCTCTGGCCGCAGCAAAAGTCCAGAACACTGAGAGTGAG ATGTCTGACATCCAGAGCAGGATCGCTGTGCTGAGTGTGGGTGGCCCAGAGAAGCCCTGGAGGAGG aCTCAACAGAACAGACGGCTCTCCCAAGATTTTCCAACGA AATCCACTGGCTCAGTGTCCCGCAGGAAGTTAAGCATcctttga